From Asterias rubens chromosome 3, eAstRub1.3, whole genome shotgun sequence, the proteins below share one genomic window:
- the LOC117287896 gene encoding nuclear factor erythroid 2-related factor 2-like isoform X2: MVDNEHITDFKHKLHTMDVVLQTQSIMTDKMEVGEESDLVNEKDMDLIETLWRQDIDMGISRDESYALKEELLLEKGEHPDKLKSQQSTWEHFGYNIDGETGEYVPNPPGMNIVPQQTSPPTLPQVPVQPDGNISLEDCLQLLEDEYLPTATTPVDEQYQPPHHSLSPREQEQRWQDLASIPELTSQLQELPGMPYQGIIDVNITQTQNNTQNAFAINATTNGNVNLQNATVTTPRNIVPIDPQRLNEFPPPPEVFSPLSNFADLSLSSGSPTGLINGTQQSLNLSSFLLPEQQLRLPAPALETPHPIPTETPDNSSLLMELLSSSNVDEVDPMDLDFDEQIHNVMQAFGETNSNASFEGSCSGFEDMSEGSSPYHTSEDGLEGATGYNASLDGHGLNGSSGGYGYHRQRGGSSCGGDSDSGSSFSSYNSQSSKSENVKHNHTYASSSSSSNGNRSSNHSKNSSSRIDKLNMVKLSRDEKRARSLKVPVPIDKIIGLPVDAFNDLLKKYDLNDAQLTLIRDIRRRGKNKVAAQNCRKRKINALVSVEVDIDNLKDEKEKLVEERDQIDKDTSEMQSRYEQLYRDVFENMCDEHGDPVDPNEFTLQQMPDGSMFLVPRNGTTPDKDKKTEK, encoded by the exons GATATGGACCTCATTGAGACGCTCTGGAGGCAGGACATTGACATGGGTATCTCCCGAGACGAGTCCTATGCTCTGAAGGAAGAACTACTACTTGAGAAGGGGGAGCACCCCGACAAACTGAAGTCCCAGCAATCAACATGGGAGCACTTTGGTTACAACATTGACGGGGAGACTGGAGAGTACGTACCAAACCCACCAGGGATGAACATTGTTCCTCAACAGACATCCCCGCCGACTCTTCCTCAGGTACCGGTCCAACCCGATGGTAACATCTCCCTGGAAGATTGCCTACAGCTTCTTGAAGATGAATACCTACCGACAGCCACAACGCCCGTAGATGAGCAATACCAACCTCCGCATCACTCGCTCAGCCCACGCGAGCAAGAACAAAGATGGCAAGACTTGGCCTCAATTCCAGAACTCACGAGTCAACTTCAAGAGCTACCAGGGATGCCGTACCAAGGTATAATCGACGTTAACATCACCCAAACGCAGAACAACACCCAGAATGCCTTTGCCATTAACGCCACCACAAACGGAAATGTCAATCTTCAAAATGCAACGGTGACCACACCCAGAAATATAGTTCCCATTGATCCACAAAGACTGAATGAGTTTCCCCCGCCACCAGAAGTGTTCTCACCTCTATCGAACTTTGCCGATCTCAGTCTCAGCTCAGGGTCACCAACAGGATTAATTAACGGCACTCAACAGAGTCTGAATCTAAGTAGCTTTCTACTCCCAGAGCAGCAACTTCGACTCCCAGCTCCCGCCTTGGAAACTCCTCACCCAATTCCAACAGAAACCCCTGACAACAGTTCACTGTTAATGGAGCTGCTCAGTTCGTCCAACGTTGACGAAGTGGACCCCATGGACCTTGACTTCGATGAACAGATCCACAATGTGATGCAGGCTTTTGGAGAGACCAACTCAAACGCGTCTTTTGAAGGATCTT GTTCTGGATTTGAAGACATGAGTGAAGGAAGTTCTCCATACCATACAAGTGAAGATGGTCTTGAAGGGGCTACAGGTTACAATGCAAGCCTAGATGGCCATGGTCTGAACGGGTCATCGGGTGGCTACGGATACCATAGGCAAAGAG GTGGATCAAGCTGTGGGGGTGACAGCGATAGCGGTAGTTCGTTTAGCAGCTACAACAGCCAGTCTTCAAAGTCTGAGAACGTCAAACATAATCACACGTATGCTTCATCTTCGAGCTCCTCCAATGGAAACCGCAGCAGCAACCACAGCAAAAACAGCTCATCACGCATCGACAAGCTCAACATGGTGAAGTTATCTCGCGACGAGAAGCGCGCCCGGTCTCTCAAAGTCCCAGTGCCAATCGACAAAATCATCGGTCTGCCGGTAGATGCCTTCAATGACCTTCTTAAGAAGTACGACCTTAACGATGCTCAGTTGACCCTGATCCGAGATATCCGTCGTCGTGGAAAGAACAAGGTCGCTGCGCAAAACTGCCGCAAGAGGAAGATCAACGCGCTGGTCTCTGTAGAGGTAGACATCGACAACTTGAAGGATGAGAAGGAAAAACTGGTGGAGGAGCGAGACCAAATTGACAAGGACACTTCCGAGATGCAGTCCCGTTATGAACAACTCTACCGTGATGTCTTTGAGAACATGTGTGATGAACACGGAGATCCGGTAGACCCTAATGAGTTCACTCTGCAACAGATGCCAGATGGAAGCATGTTTCTTGTACCTAGAAATGGCACAACCCCCGATAAGGataagaaaactgaaaaatag